The nucleotide window CGTCACCGCGACGCGCACCCGCCCGGGCCGGTCAAGCTCGCCGAAGGCACCCCACTCCACGACGAGGTCCAGGCACGGCTGAGCAAGAATCAGAGCCCCGAACAGATCGCGCATCGGCTCCGCCGCGACTTCCCCGACGACCCGGAGATGCACGTGTCCCACGAGACGATCTACCAGGCCCTCTACGTCCAAGGACGCGGCGCGCTGCGCCGCGAGCTAGCGAACTGTCTGCGCACCGGACGCGCGATGCGCAAACCCCGTGCCCAACGCGCCGCCCGCAACGCCCGGACCGGGAACCTGCGCGACATCGTCTCCATCAGCCAACGCCCACCCGAGGTCGAGGACCGTGCCGTGCCCGGCCACTGGGAAGGCGACCTCATCCTCGGCGCCGGCAACACCTCCGCGATCGGAACCCTGGTCGAACGCGCCACCGGCTACCTGATCCTGCTCCACCTCGACGGCGACCACACCGCCGAAACCGTCCAAGAAGCCATGTGTCGCGAGATGGCCAAGCTGCCCGAAACCCTGCGCCAGACCCTGACCTGGGACCGCGGCAG belongs to Candidatus Nanopelagicales bacterium and includes:
- a CDS encoding IS30 family transposase, which gives rise to MPRRTDRENPADPPRPRGRRLSLADREEIALLLHQRRSDAEIATVLGFDRTTIWRERRRNTTGGRYRATTAQAAADARHRDAHPPGPVKLAEGTPLHDEVQARLSKNQSPEQIAHRLRRDFPDDPEMHVSHETIYQALYVQGRGALRRELANCLRTGRAMRKPRAQRAARNARTGNLRDIVSISQRPPEVEDRAVPGHWEGDLILGAGNTSAIGTLVERATGYLILLHLDGDHTAETVQEAMCREMAKLPETLRQTLTWDRGSEMANHVQIAAATGLDIYFADPASPWQRGSNENTNGLLRQYFPKGTNLSFWGPGFLDQVAHEMNNRPRKRLGWDTPAEALDALLSNPINPPGDESPRVSWRLG